The region ATGGGTAACACTTTTCGGCGATGGGCCGATGTGATGAGCATCGGTTCATGCCTTGGAAAGAGACCCAAAAGATGGACCAGAAAGTGATGTTTGTTCAACAAGCGCTCAACCCGCAGGCCAACTTCCGGCAGCTATGCCGGGAGTATGGCATTAGTGCCAAGACCGGCTACAAGTGGTTGGAGCGTTTCGAGATGGGCGGGTTAAGCG is a window of Chthoniobacterales bacterium DNA encoding:
- a CDS encoding helix-turn-helix domain-containing protein; translated protein: MPWKETQKMDQKVMFVQQALNPQANFRQLCREYGISAKTGYKWLERFEMGGLS